In one Trichlorobacter lovleyi SZ genomic region, the following are encoded:
- the narH gene encoding nitrate reductase subunit beta: protein MNVRAQLVMVFNLDKCIGCHTCSISCKNIWTDRKGAEYMWWNNVETKPGVGYPKKWENQDTFKGGWRREDGKLKLRALGKGPTLLNMFFQPNMPKLEDYYEPFDFDYSNLYKAPPGSDQPVAEAFSQVSGVRIEKITGGPNWDDDLSGSQVYAVEDSNLEDRTLVEDYGRMFMHYLPRICNHCLNPACVASCPSRAIYKRGEDGVVLVDQEVCKGWRFCTSACPYKKVYFNWQSGKAEKCIFCFPRTETGQCNACAHSCVGRIRHVGVLLYDADRVEEALLKPDEQLVAAHRDVILDPHDPTVREAARKNGVSDQWLEAAEKSPVYALVKEFAVALPLHPEFRTMPMAYYIPSLSPVISSGGDLHELADHGTFPLLEKMRAPISFLASLLSGGNQEIIADILRKQIALRLFKRAGNLGQPVEESILKNAGLDEAGANRLYRLFTIAPYRERNIIPTQQREEQDSYQRKGASGFGILKKTRGAK from the coding sequence ATGAACGTACGAGCACAACTGGTAATGGTATTCAATCTGGACAAGTGCATCGGCTGCCACACCTGCAGCATCTCCTGCAAGAACATCTGGACTGACCGCAAGGGTGCCGAGTACATGTGGTGGAATAACGTCGAGACCAAACCGGGCGTCGGTTATCCTAAAAAATGGGAAAATCAGGACACGTTCAAGGGCGGCTGGCGTCGCGAAGACGGCAAGCTGAAGCTGCGCGCTTTAGGCAAAGGGCCAACGCTTCTCAATATGTTTTTTCAGCCAAACATGCCGAAGCTGGAGGACTATTACGAGCCGTTCGACTTTGACTACAGCAACTTGTACAAAGCCCCTCCGGGCAGCGATCAGCCGGTGGCCGAGGCGTTTTCCCAAGTCTCCGGCGTACGGATAGAGAAGATCACCGGTGGCCCCAACTGGGACGATGATCTCTCCGGCTCACAGGTCTATGCCGTCGAGGACAGCAACTTGGAAGACCGCACCCTTGTCGAAGACTATGGCCGCATGTTCATGCACTATCTTCCCCGTATCTGTAACCACTGCCTGAATCCGGCCTGTGTTGCCTCCTGTCCGTCACGGGCGATCTACAAACGGGGTGAAGACGGCGTTGTTCTGGTCGATCAGGAGGTCTGCAAAGGCTGGCGATTCTGTACCAGTGCCTGTCCCTATAAAAAGGTCTATTTCAACTGGCAGAGCGGTAAGGCGGAGAAGTGCATCTTTTGCTTCCCCCGAACCGAGACCGGCCAATGCAACGCCTGCGCCCATAGTTGTGTCGGCAGGATCCGTCACGTCGGCGTGCTGCTTTACGATGCCGACCGTGTTGAAGAAGCTCTGCTCAAGCCAGATGAGCAACTGGTTGCGGCGCATCGAGACGTCATTCTCGATCCGCATGATCCGACCGTACGAGAAGCTGCCCGCAAGAACGGGGTCTCTGATCAGTGGCTGGAAGCTGCCGAAAAATCGCCGGTGTATGCCCTGGTGAAGGAATTTGCCGTCGCACTGCCACTGCATCCTGAATTCCGGACCATGCCGATGGCTTACTACATCCCCTCACTCTCCCCGGTCATTTCCAGCGGCGGTGATCTCCATGAACTGGCCGACCACGGCACGTTCCCGCTGCTCGAAAAGATGCGTGCACCAATCAGTTTCCTGGCAAGCCTCCTCTCCGGTGGCAACCAGGAAATCATTGCCGACATTTTACGGAAGCAGATCGCCCTGAGGCTCTTCAAACGTGCCGGCAACCTCGGTCAACCGGTTGAAGAATCCATCCTGAAAAACGCAGGACTGGATGAAGCTGGAGCAAATCGTCTCTATCGTCTCTTTACCATAGCCCCCTACCGTGAGCGGAACATTATTCCGACCCAGCAACGGGAAGAG
- a CDS encoding nitrate reductase subunit alpha has translation MANERIKDDHSPCDRGWEEFYRNRWQHDKVVRSTHGVNCTGGCSWMVHVKDGIVGWELQANDYPQFNGDLPNHEPRGCPRGISFSWYLYSPLRVKHPYMRGVLIDLWRQARAVHDDPVEAWKSIVENSESRESYVSKRGMGGFRRASWDEANELIAASSLYTAKKHGPDRVIGFSPIPAMSMISYAAGTRFLQLLGGVAMSFYDWYCDLPPASPQVWGEQTDVNESADWYNASYIVLCGSNVPMTRTPDAHFMTEARYRGTKVVVMSPDYSMASKFADAWLPVEQGHDGAFWMAVNHVILTEFYANRQVPFFDEYVRKYTDLPFLVKLIEKDGALLQGEFLRAADLERGEGIENADWTLCVGDSAGKVRFPHGSVGSRWSKQEGNWNLDMVDLVDGGDIDCCLTNIGQDTRTVRFSFEADGDILRDVPVRRVMTKVGEITVATVFDLLMGQFGVSRGLGGDYPANYQDDKPFTPTWQEKYTGIAADTLITIAREWSVNGEQSGGRNMIIIGAGVNHWYHNDLIYRAAITALILTGSVGRNGAGLAHYVGQEKVVPLAPWTSIAMAQDWTKASRLQNTPSFWYMHSDQWRYDRNFVDYFKPETGVNMPMHTADFNAKAVRLGWLPFSPHFNESPVRLMEQAQAAGALSDDEVRAWLIKRLKSGETRFAIEDPDGEGNSPKVWFIWRGNAISSSAKGHEFFLKHVIGAPNSSFTAREAAKGQVKDIVWHEKAPTGKMDLVVDLNFRMDTSTLYSDIVLPAATWYEKSDLNTTDMHSFVNCMDAAVDPAWESKSDWNIFAGIAKKVSELSPKHFPTPFKDIIAAPLQHDTPGEIAQRNVKDWKLGECEAIPGKTMPNLPIVERDYVNLYNRFMSLGPHIGHLHAHGVSWEADDVHEKLLTTMPTRSWGDKTFIDMEDVRNVADVIMALAPETNGELAHRAYQTLEKRVGKPLAQISEGDRNFRITWEEVTQKPRRHLSSPVWSGLVNENRPYAPFTLNVEHGVPWRTLSGRQSLYLDHPYYGEFNEGLPTFKGKLNPALMDETEGETGLILNFLTPHGKWSIHSTYSDNQRMLTLSRGGPVVWLNHEDAASAGIEDNEEIEVFNANGVVTSRAVVSSRIPRGAAVMYHAPERTLNVKKSRKSGKHGGVHNSLSRIRLKPTLMLGGYAQFSYYFNYWGPTGVNRDSYVVVRKLRG, from the coding sequence ATGGCGAACGAGCGGATCAAGGATGACCATAGTCCCTGCGACCGGGGGTGGGAGGAATTTTACCGAAATCGGTGGCAGCACGACAAGGTGGTGCGGAGCACCCACGGTGTCAACTGCACCGGCGGCTGCAGCTGGATGGTTCATGTCAAGGACGGCATTGTTGGTTGGGAACTGCAGGCCAACGATTATCCGCAGTTCAACGGCGACCTCCCCAATCATGAACCGCGCGGCTGCCCTCGCGGAATCAGCTTTTCCTGGTATCTCTACAGTCCGCTGCGGGTCAAGCATCCCTACATGCGCGGTGTACTTATTGATCTTTGGCGTCAGGCCCGCGCGGTTCATGACGATCCGGTTGAGGCTTGGAAGAGCATTGTCGAGAACTCCGAGTCGCGCGAGAGTTACGTCAGCAAACGTGGTATGGGAGGTTTCCGTCGTGCCTCGTGGGACGAGGCAAATGAGCTTATCGCCGCGTCTTCCCTCTACACGGCTAAGAAACACGGACCGGACCGGGTCATCGGCTTTTCGCCCATTCCGGCCATGTCGATGATCAGTTATGCAGCTGGTACCCGCTTCCTGCAGCTGCTTGGCGGCGTTGCCATGAGTTTCTACGACTGGTACTGCGACCTGCCGCCGGCATCTCCGCAGGTATGGGGTGAGCAGACCGATGTCAACGAATCAGCCGACTGGTATAACGCCTCCTACATCGTCCTGTGTGGTTCCAACGTCCCAATGACCCGCACGCCGGATGCTCACTTCATGACTGAGGCCCGCTATCGCGGCACCAAAGTGGTGGTCATGTCCCCCGATTACAGCATGGCCAGCAAGTTTGCCGATGCCTGGCTGCCAGTGGAACAGGGGCACGATGGCGCCTTCTGGATGGCGGTCAACCACGTGATCTTGACCGAGTTCTACGCCAACCGCCAGGTCCCCTTCTTTGACGAATACGTACGCAAGTATACCGACCTGCCGTTCCTGGTCAAACTGATCGAGAAAGATGGCGCGTTACTGCAGGGAGAATTTTTGCGTGCGGCCGATCTGGAGCGAGGCGAAGGTATCGAAAATGCCGACTGGACCCTCTGTGTCGGCGACAGTGCCGGAAAAGTCCGCTTCCCCCATGGCAGTGTCGGTTCCCGCTGGAGCAAACAGGAGGGGAACTGGAACCTGGATATGGTGGACCTGGTGGATGGCGGCGATATTGACTGCTGCCTGACCAACATTGGCCAGGATACCCGTACAGTACGTTTCTCCTTCGAGGCCGACGGTGACATACTCCGGGATGTTCCGGTCAGACGCGTCATGACGAAAGTCGGGGAGATTACTGTTGCTACTGTTTTTGACCTACTTATGGGCCAGTTCGGTGTTTCGCGCGGTCTTGGGGGCGATTATCCGGCTAACTACCAGGACGACAAGCCTTTTACCCCCACCTGGCAGGAAAAATATACCGGCATCGCCGCCGATACCCTGATAACAATTGCTCGTGAATGGTCCGTTAATGGCGAACAGAGCGGCGGTCGCAACATGATTATCATTGGAGCAGGTGTCAACCACTGGTATCACAACGACCTCATATACCGGGCTGCTATAACCGCCCTGATCCTGACCGGGAGCGTTGGACGGAACGGCGCCGGCCTGGCCCACTATGTTGGCCAGGAAAAGGTGGTGCCGCTGGCCCCCTGGACCTCCATCGCCATGGCCCAGGACTGGACTAAGGCATCGCGGCTGCAAAACACTCCGAGCTTCTGGTATATGCATTCGGACCAGTGGCGTTATGATCGCAATTTCGTCGATTACTTCAAGCCCGAAACCGGTGTGAATATGCCGATGCACACCGCCGACTTCAACGCCAAGGCGGTCCGGCTCGGCTGGCTACCTTTCTCGCCCCATTTCAACGAAAGCCCGGTCCGTCTGATGGAGCAGGCGCAGGCGGCCGGAGCTTTGAGCGACGATGAAGTCCGCGCTTGGCTGATCAAGCGGCTCAAGAGTGGCGAAACCCGCTTCGCCATAGAGGACCCGGATGGTGAAGGGAACTCCCCCAAAGTCTGGTTTATTTGGCGCGGCAATGCCATCTCCTCCAGTGCCAAAGGGCATGAGTTTTTCCTCAAGCATGTCATCGGCGCTCCCAACAGCAGTTTTACTGCCAGAGAGGCAGCAAAGGGACAGGTCAAGGATATCGTCTGGCACGAAAAGGCCCCCACCGGCAAGATGGACCTGGTGGTGGATCTCAACTTCCGCATGGACACCTCAACCCTTTATTCGGACATCGTCCTGCCGGCAGCTACCTGGTACGAGAAATCGGACCTGAACACCACCGATATGCACTCCTTTGTCAACTGCATGGATGCCGCCGTTGATCCGGCTTGGGAATCAAAATCCGATTGGAATATTTTCGCCGGGATCGCCAAAAAGGTCAGCGAACTTTCGCCAAAACACTTTCCCACACCATTCAAAGACATTATTGCCGCGCCTCTACAGCATGACACACCGGGTGAAATTGCCCAGCGAAATGTGAAGGATTGGAAGCTGGGTGAGTGTGAGGCGATTCCAGGCAAGACCATGCCGAATCTGCCGATCGTTGAACGCGATTACGTCAATCTCTACAACCGCTTTATGTCCCTCGGACCACACATCGGCCATCTCCATGCCCATGGGGTCAGCTGGGAGGCGGACGACGTCCACGAAAAGCTCCTTACAACAATGCCGACCCGCTCCTGGGGAGATAAGACCTTCATCGATATGGAGGATGTGCGCAACGTCGCCGACGTAATTATGGCCCTCGCCCCGGAGACCAACGGTGAACTGGCACATCGAGCTTACCAGACCCTGGAGAAGCGAGTCGGCAAGCCGCTGGCACAAATATCGGAGGGTGACCGCAACTTTCGTATCACCTGGGAGGAGGTGACCCAAAAACCGCGTCGCCACCTCAGTTCTCCGGTCTGGAGCGGCCTGGTCAACGAAAACCGTCCCTACGCGCCATTCACTCTGAACGTAGAGCACGGCGTGCCCTGGCGAACCCTCTCCGGCCGCCAGTCGCTGTACCTCGACCACCCTTATTACGGTGAATTCAACGAAGGACTGCCGACTTTCAAAGGTAAGCTCAACCCTGCGCTAATGGACGAAACAGAGGGGGAAACCGGGCTGATTCTCAACTTCCTGACACCGCACGGCAAGTGGAGCATCCACTCCACCTACAGCGACAACCAGAGAATGTTGACCCTTTCGCGTGGCGGCCCTGTTGTCTGGCTCAACCATGAAGATGCGGCGAGTGCCGGGATTGAAGACAATGAGGAGATCGAGGTCTTTAACGCCAACGGTGTAGTGACCAGTCGAGCCGTCGTTTCGTCACGCATCCCACGCGGGGCAGCGGTCATGTACCATGCGCCGGAGCGCACCCTCAATGTCAAAAAATCCCGGAAAAGCGGCAAGCACGGTGGTGTCCACAACAGTCTCTCCCGCATCCGCCTGAAGCCGACCCTGATGCTCGGCGGTTACGCACAATTCAGCTATTACTTCAACTACTGGGGGCCGACCGGCGTAAACCGTGACAGCTACGTGGTAGTCAGAAAGTTGAGGGGGTGA
- a CDS encoding c-type cytochrome: MANRNRFLSCFSTLLVLIASSYPVQADQGKDLFDKQCASCHTIGGGDGGGPDLKGVTEKQTGDWLVRVIVEPDKLTAAKDPHQAELVKKFGFEMPNLGISSEDAKKIIAYLATAGGVAASSSSVPAPEKTELLVTPELIAQGKALFTGSKRFAKGGAPCLSCHPFTYPGISGGNLSIADLNKSYKKMGDAGMQGALKALKFPIMKNMYADRPLTDDEIKALMALFKDSAAQKEGTGGFKTFQLAGGILFFGLLLGLALYKRRIR, translated from the coding sequence ATGGCAAATCGAAACAGGTTTCTCAGTTGTTTCAGCACGTTGCTGGTTTTAATTGCAAGCAGCTATCCAGTGCAAGCAGATCAAGGCAAGGATCTGTTCGATAAACAGTGTGCCAGTTGCCATACTATTGGTGGAGGTGATGGGGGAGGCCCTGATTTGAAGGGGGTTACAGAAAAACAGACCGGTGACTGGCTGGTGCGGGTCATTGTCGAACCGGACAAATTGACTGCGGCCAAAGACCCCCATCAGGCCGAACTGGTAAAGAAATTTGGCTTCGAAATGCCAAACCTTGGCATAAGCTCTGAAGATGCCAAAAAGATCATTGCCTACCTCGCAACCGCTGGTGGTGTTGCCGCATCATCTAGCTCAGTTCCTGCTCCAGAAAAAACAGAGCTTTTGGTTACCCCAGAACTGATCGCTCAGGGGAAGGCGCTCTTTACTGGCAGCAAGCGCTTTGCCAAAGGCGGTGCACCTTGTCTTTCCTGCCACCCCTTCACCTATCCCGGCATTTCCGGAGGCAACCTCTCTATTGCCGATCTGAACAAGTCCTATAAAAAAATGGGTGATGCGGGGATGCAGGGCGCGCTCAAAGCGCTCAAATTCCCAATTATGAAGAATATGTATGCCGATCGGCCGTTGACAGATGATGAAATCAAAGCGCTGATGGCTCTGTTTAAGGACTCTGCTGCCCAGAAAGAGGGGACTGGCGGATTTAAGACCTTCCAGCTGGCAGGCGGAATCCTGTTTTTCGGGTTATTACTGGGCTTGGCTCTCTATAAAAGGAGGATCAGATAA